Proteins encoded in a region of the Mercenaria mercenaria strain notata chromosome 1, MADL_Memer_1, whole genome shotgun sequence genome:
- the LOC128546097 gene encoding usherin-like: protein MNVAKICGECQPLYNDKPFRPGDQVDAFDCKPCECYNHAVECVYNETLDPFPDDHYSGGGGVCINCQHNTEGHHCETCITGFYRPLGQSMYAEDVCSQCKCFPLGVLDLQMDCEKEGGQCTCKENVEGRQCDVCKAGFYNLTADNTAGCQECGCSPGGTLHGDITCSSDTGQCNCKSNVRGLKCDSCQYGFFRLRTDSPNGCEPCNCNPFGSTNQYCDPVTGQCTCKLNITSRQCSVCEDGFWAFENGCMPCGCDPIGTEPSGTCDKLTGQCTCKANVQGLKCDECKDETFGFGLSSEVGCVLCTCNPAGTLNGSMLCDKETGDCVCKLNVQGASCNQCKGNTWGLSLDYDTGCIPCDCDPTGTQLGDINTMADLACNQNTGACTCLANRIGRQCDDCLSGYFVSNEPGGGCLNCVCHPKGTLPLTECDSQTGQCECRGGDSGVTGISCDECLEHYYGFDGRTGSCQGCDCSPAGSVNQTCDPFGGQCFCKEFTFKRRCDKCVSGSSFLDENNPFGCSKGNMCNSFINIKHATHVVACVTVISSQAEDVTNTFLDEVFIRRTHLAAVTKFHITFVVRDILQDVDSFSVNEIWTKFISKVQFQS, encoded by the exons ATGAATGTAGCCAAAATA TGTGGAGAATGTCAACCATTGTACAATGATAAGCCATTCCGTCCTGGAGACCAAGTGGATGCTTTTGATTGTAAACCATGTGAGTGCTACAATCATGCTGTTGAATGTGTTTACAATGAAACGTTAGACCCCTTCCCTGATGACCACTACTCCGGAGGCGGAGGCGTGTGTATAAACTGTCAGCATAACACCGAGGGACACCACTGTGAGACGTGTATAACGGGGTTCTATAGGCCTTTGGGACAAAGCATGTATGCTGAGGATGTGTGTAGTCAGTGCAAGTGTTTTCCACTAGGGGTACTTGATCTACAGATGGATTGTGAAAAG gAGGGTGGTCAATGCACTTGTAAAGAGAATGTTGAAGGTCGTCAGTGCGATGTTTGTAAGGCAGGATTCTACAACCTTACCGCTGACAACACAGCAGGATGTCAAGAATGTGGATGTAGCCCAGGTGGTACCCTGCACGGAGATATCACGTGCTCATCAGATACTGGACAGTGTAACTGTAAATCTAATGTTAGAG GTTTGAAATGCGATTCCTGTCAGTATGGATTTTTCCGTCTGAGAACTGACAGTCCTAATGGATGTGAACCATGTAATTGCAATCCTTTTGGATCAACCAATCAATACTGTGACCCAGTTACTGGACAGTGCACGTGCAAGTTAAACATAACATCCAGACAATGTTCAGTTTGTGAAGATGGTTTTTGGGCATTTGAAAATGGCTGTATGCCTTGCGGCTGTGATCCTATTGGCACGGAGCCATCGGGAACCTGTGACAAGCTGACTGGTCAGTGCACGTGCAAAGCTAATGTTCAGGGACTCAAATGTGATGAGTGCAAGGATGAGACTTTTGGGTTTGGACTTTCGTCAGAAGTTGGTTGTGTGCTTTGTACATGTAATCCTGCAGGAACTCTAAATGGATCAATGCTTTGTGACAAG GAAACCGGTGACTGTGTGTGTAAGTTAAATGTGCAGGGAGCCAGCTGTAATCAGTGTAAGGGTAATACTTGGGGGCTCAGTCTTGATTATGATACTGGTTGTATACCATGCGATTGTGACCCTACAGGGACCCAATTAGGGGATATAAACACCATGGCGGACTTGGCTTGCAATCAGAACACAGGGGCCTGCACTTGTCTAGCTAACAGGATCGGGAGACAGTGTGATGATTGTTTGTCTG GTTACTTTGTAAGTAATGAGCCTGGAGGTGGGTGTTTGAACTGTGTGTGCCACCCAAAAGGTACCTTACCACTGACTGAGTGTGACTCACAGACTGGACAATGTGAGTGCCGAGGTGGCGACTCTGGTGTCACTGGAATCTCGTGTGATGAGTGCTTAGAGCATTATTATGGCTTTGATGGAAGAACAGGCAG TTGCCAAGGATGTGACTGCTCCCCTGCAGGAAGTGTGAACCAAACATGTGACCCATTTGGTGGCCAGTGTTTTTGTAAAGAGTTCACATTCAAAAGAAGATGTGACAAGTGTGTCTCTGGGTCAAGTTTTCTTGATGAGAATAACCCATTTGGTTGCAGTAAAGGTAATATGtgtaattcatttataaatataaaacatgcgACCCATGTGGTGGCCTGTGTTACTGTAATCAGTTCACAGGCAGAAGATGTGACAAATACATTCCTAGATGAAGTGTTCATTAGAAGAACCCATTTGGCTGCTGTAACTAAATTTCATATCACATTTGTGGTACGTGATATTTTGCAAGATGTAGATTCTTTTTCAGTGAATGAAATCTGGACCAAGTTTATATCAAAAGTGCAATTTCAAAGTTAA